Part of the Equus quagga isolate Etosha38 unplaced genomic scaffold, UCLA_HA_Equagga_1.0 154965_RagTag, whole genome shotgun sequence genome is shown below.
TCTTGAGCTTGAGTGAGTGGTTAGAAGCAGGTTAGAGACTAGATACACCCTCAGAGAATTCCTCACACCTCCACTTCCATCCCTCCCTTCATCCGACCATCTGGACAGTTACCACTTTCCACAGATGTCTCAGCATATGACCAGGGATTGGTCAGcaagttttctggttttgttttttgtttgaggaagatttcccctgagctaacgtctgtcccagtcttcctctatttttgtatgtgggctgcctccacagcatggccactgatgagtggtgtaggtccacacccaggaagcaaactctggctgccaaagcagagcatgccgaacctaaccactagggcACGGGGCTGGCACCTGTTAGCAGGTTTTCATATTGAAAGTAAAGTCTGCCTCCTCGTACTGCTTGATTTGGACTCTTGTCTGTAGTGTCTCCTTTGGCTGAGCAGAAGAGGTTTTGGTCCTGGCCATGGCCAAGGCTTGAACTAGAGCCTAGATCACCCCTTCTCAGGGAAATTCTTTCTTCACTtacattttgcttgttttgtagCTTTATCCTTTCTCTACTCAATGTAAAAATATGCTGAAAGTCCTTACAAttgaagaaataagtaaaaaatgcTCCTGTTTTACATTGTATTTATCTGCTCTCTGGGGTATCTAGTTTTTTACATCTTTTCACTCACTCACAAACAGTGCTGTCAAGAACATTCGTGTGTATTGGTCATCTTGCACATGGCTAGGATGTCTTTGATGTTTCTCGGAGTGAAATGGTTGGATTATAGACTATGGACATTTTGCCATTGTTTTCTAAAGAGGCTCTACCAACTTATATTTCCACCTAGACAGAATGCAGTTTCCATTGGTCATTTCCTGTCCACTACTTGATATTCTAAGGCTCAACAATTTTTGCTTGTCAAATGGACACAGAACTCCAAGACTGCCAAGTATGCCCAGGTCTTCTGACACCAGCTACAAGTTTAAGGATTTCCCAAAACCTCTCTCAGGTTCAGTGATTTGCTAGAATCACAAACTGTCTAAAACCTTTGATACTCACTATCATATTTGTTATAGACAAAGGATGGAAATGAGAAGAGATGCAGAATGTGGGGCAGGAAATGTTGCAAGCATGAAGCTCCTGTATCCTCAGCAGCTCCTTACATCCTGGCGTTGATGTAGGGCGGGATGTACATAGAATTTTGCCAACCCAAGAAACTCTCCACAGCCTCAGTATCCAGATTTTTATTGAGTCTTCATTGCATAAGCactcttgggttttttttgaagattttgtttttcctttttctcccaaagccccccggtacatagttgtgtattttcagttgtgtgtccttctagttgtggcatgtgggacaccgcctcagcatggcttgatgagcagtgccatgtctgcgcccaggattcgaaccggcgaaatcctgggctgccaaagcagagtgctcgaacttaaccacttgaccacaggacCAGCTCCTATAAGCACTCTTGATTGAGTCTTTACCAATGGGACTCAGGGTCCAGGCCTCCTTCCCTTTCCAGAGGTCCATCTGATATCTAAGGACTCAAAGCCCCAACTTTCTAATTAGATGATTGGTCTTTCTGATATGGCTAGACCTTACCCTGCGTCATCTCTTTAACATGAACTACATAGGGTTACACCATGGATAACAGGCATTCCTGTCACTCTGGAGATACCCAAAATTTAGAGGTTTCTTCTTTGGAGTTGGGACAAAGACCAGACTTCTCTTTAGGGTAAGTTAATTTTGCATTACACACTTCCTAGTTTCTCTCAGGGCAGCATTAGATCCCCTTTCCTCATCTTCTTACAGCAATGTGGGATCTCCTTGCTCAGAGGAAACCCAAAACACGGTGTCGTTATTACTCTATCAAGCCACCTCCAATCTGGAATTGTGATGGTGCCTTCACTCCAGATCCTCATCCAGCCTCTCCCCCTGGGTCTCCCTTTCAAAGTCTCAACAGTCCAAggaccaggcaagaaaaagattgCTATCCTGGGATTCAGAGGTAGCAAAACATAGCAGACACAGAGGCACTATtagcatcttcatttttttctctgaaatgcggattttgttttttctacgTTGGCATTACTAATGGCCCTGTTGTGTTTTGGATTTCTTTCAGGTGACAAAGGACAGCCCAAGACTGCAGAACTTACCACTTATGAGCCAGCCCAGTCTGAGGGAGCCTTACTCCAGAAACAACTAACACAAGGAGCCCCAGGGGACTCCCAGGTGTGCCAAGCCAAGGATCAGGATGGGCCATCGGAAGTGCAAGAAGGACACTTGAGACCAGGGATAGACCCCCAGAGGGAGAAGCTCCCTGGGAAAATGAGCCCTGAACATGATGGTTTAGGGACAGTGGATGGTGTATGTTCATGGATTGTACAGGAGCCAGTCCCTCTGGGAGGTGCTGTCCTTGACCATGACACCCATGGATCAGGTAAAGATCCTGTGATTCGGGAAgaagaaaacatctttaaatgcaatgaatgtgggaaagtttttaacaAGAAACACCTTCTTGCTGGACATGAGAAGATTCACTCTGGAGTGAAGCCCTATGAATGCACAGAGTGtgggaaaacatttattaagagcaCACACCTCCTTCAACACCACATGATCCACACTGGGGAGAGGCCCTATGAGTGCAtggagtgtgggaaagccttcaacCGCAAGTCATATCTTACACAACACCAGCGGATTCACAgtggagagaaaccttacaagtgcagtgaatgtggaaagGCCTTCACCCACCGCTCCAATTTTGTCTTGCATAAGAGGAGACACACTGGAGAAAAATCTTTTGTGTGCAAAGAATGTGGGCAAGTCTTTCGACATAGGCCAGGATTCCTTCGACATCACATCATCCACAGTGGTGAGAATCCCTATGAATGCTTCGAGTGTGGCAAGGTTTTCAAGCACAAGTCATACCTCATGTGGCACCAGCAGActcacactggggagaagccctatgagtgcagtgaatgtgggaaagccttctgtGAGAGCGCAGCCCTCATTCACCACTACGtcatccacactggggagaagcccttTGAGTGCCTggagtgtgggaaggccttcaacCACAGGTCATACCTCAAGAGGCACCAGCGGAttcacactggggagaagccttTTGTGTGCACTGAATGTGGAAGGGCCTTTACCCACTGCTCCACTTTTATCTTGCATAAAAGGGcccacactggagaaaaaccttTTGAGtgcaaagaatgtgggaaagcctttagcaCTAGGAAAGACCTCATTCGACACTTCAgcatccacactggagagaagccctttgAGTGCatggaatgtgggaaggccttcaacCGCAGGTCAGGCCTCACGAGGCACCAACGGATTCATagtggagagaagccctatgaatgcaTGGAGTGTGGGAAATCCTTCTGCTGGAGCACAAACCTGATTCGACATGCCATtatccacactggagagaagccctataaGTGCAGTGAGTGTGGAAAGTCCTTCAGTCGAAGCTCATCCCTCACTCAGCATCAAAGGATTCATTCTGGGAGAAACCCTGTCAGTGTGGCAGAAGTGGGAAGACCCTTCACAAGTGTACAAACCTCAGTCACCCTCCGAGAACTCCTTTTGGGGCAAGACTTTTTGAATGTAAACACTGAGGAAAATCATTTGCCAGAGAAAACATCTAGCACTGCACCTGATCGTACATACCAAAGAGAAACCCCACAAGTATCTTCGCTGTGAGAAAATCTTTTGTTGCAAACCATTGCTTGTCATTTAAAGGCATGTTTTAGAAATTGACCCAGCCTAGAGCCTTATTCTATATCTGAGAATTCATCCAGGAGGGAGAGACCAGTGCTCATTGCACACCAAGGAAAGCCTTCAGCTACATCTTTCTCCTTAGTTTACACTGCAGTGTTatctcaggaatttttttttaagaggaggaggatacttagaaaagaaaatgaaatgcaaacaCACTTTCTTTGAGACCTCTCTAGCAAGTCTCCAGCACTTTGTCATGCATTCCTTAGTTTACTTGGGGCAAGGGGAATGTTTCTGAAGCAAATGGCCTTGTGTCTTGTATGTACCTTCATCGCTGTCCAGTGTCGGCAGACTTAGACAGTTGAGAGAAGGTATTTAAGGAGATGAGGATACACAAATGAATGGCACGTTTCGTGGCACCAATTATGACTCTTTAaggctttgatttttaaaaaaccattctttgtgttgttttagaCACTTAATACTCTGGCTTTTCTTACGTCCAATCTATGTTTAATTTCTGCAGCTACACAGTATCTAAAAATGgagtaatttctctctctcatttaaaatTGATTTAGCTTTCCTAGTTCCTTTGACTTTCCATATAAATCTTAGGATATGTTTGCgtatttttacaaaaaatcttGCTCTCATTTTAATAGAAGTTGatttaaatctgtagatcagtttgttGAGAATCATCCTGAACACAGTAAATGATATAACTGCATTTATTTAAGTAATTCTTGAGTTAttaccattttataattttcaacatataggttctgtacatttttgttaggATTTGTATctagggttttttggttttttctgaGGTATAGTAAATGGCATTGATGTTTAAACTGTAATTTTCCACAGGATCTTTGATAGTATACAGAAGTATAATTGTTTTTCGAATGTTATTTTgttatcctgcaaccttgctgaactcactatTAGCCATTTCTTTGGATAGAATCCTTGCGGTTTTTTAATAGAAGTGTCAGCTGCGAATGGAAAGTTtcatacttcttcctttccaatctgtgtacttactatttcttttgcttgtctcACTgcactagctaggacttccagtatgacgTTGAATAGGAATAGTAAGAAGTAAGGAGTGGTCACATCCTTGACTTGATTCCTGGTATTGGGGCCAAAATGTTGTTTTTCATCATTATCATGTTAGTTGTAAGTTTTTTCCCTAGTTTTCTTACCAAGTTTAAAGTTTCTATTCCTCATTTGCTGTGATTTTTTGTAATTAGGAATAagcattggattttgtcaaatgctttacatcaattgatataattatttgacttttcttcCACAGCCTGTTATGATCAGTTTCATTGACTGAAgtttgaatattgaaccagcttGCATTCTTGGAACAAACCTCACTTGGTTGTggagtgtaatttttttttttttaagattttattatttcctttttctccccaaagccccccggtacataattgtatattcttcgttgtgggttcttctagttgtggcatgtgggacgctgcctcagtgtggtctgatgagcagtgccatgtccgcgcccaggattcgaaccaacgaaacactgggccgcctgcagcggagcgcgcgaacttaaccactcggccacggggccagcccctggagtgtAATTTTTATATACCATATTAAAAGCATTCCATCTGATTATTTCTTGTTGAGgaagttttctaatttcttgaatgataatgatgtgtagttctcttttgtttatttttttaaactactgtcATTGTTGGCTTTTGGTGTCTAGGTGATAGTGACTTCCCAAGTTAAATTGGGAGGTATTGATGCATTCTGCTTTTTTGGATGACTGTGTAATTagtgttattttgttgttgtaatGTTGTTAATGTTCTCCAGTGAGCCCTTTAGgcttggtgatttttcttttgaatcctttttaattacatattattttatttgagaagTATAGAACTGTTGAAAGTATTTCATATTGGATAAATTGGGTAGTTTGTCCTTTTCAAGCAATtgttccatttcatctaaatattccattttgtttgtaGACTTGTTGGAAgacttattatctttttaataccCACAGGATCTGTActtatatctcattttattcttgattttagaAATAGGTCaactctctttttatctttgtcaatCTTCTTAGACATTTGTCAGTTTTAGTGATCATTTTGAAGAACCAGCACTTTATATCACTAGTTTTTCCCTagtatctttctgtttttaatttcactgatttGTATTCTGATCCTTATTatattctctctcctgttttgCTATTTGTATCTTTTGAGATGAGTGTTgaggttattgatttgaaatttcttgtcttttctaatGTTAGCATTAAGTTCTATaaatttccttcacagcactgtTCTGGCTTCATACCACAACTTTTAATTACAGTTTATTCATTTCTGAATAGTTCTTGATTCCTTTAGAGACTTCCTCTGTAACCCATGGGTTACTCagaagtatattattttatttcctaatgtTTGGAGTATTTCATgctatctttttgtttgtgaTCTAGTTTGTTTCACGTTTGATCTGACTGCTTAGCTTtgttgaagtttattttatgacccaggatattattttcttgaatgttCTGTATGgctgcttgaaaagaatgtgtcttctgctgtcATTGGGTGGAGTTTCTATAAATGTCTGCACAATCCTATTGGGTGGTgatattattcagattttctatatccATGCTGATTTCCTGCTAATACTTCTATCAATAGCTGAGAGAAGGGTGTTGAAGCCTTGCAGTGTAATGCTGGAATTGTCTGTTCCTTCTTTAAGTTCTATCAGTTTGTGCTTCCATGTATTTCaaagctctgttgtttggtgcatacacatttaggattgctatgtcaTCTTGGTGTACAGACCCTTTTAAAGTCTTTGTGTAATGTCCCTTTTTAcctctgttcattttcttgcctttgaagcatactttatctgatattaatatagtcactaCTGCATTTTTTGATTAATGTGTGCatggtttatatttttccataattttattttcaaccttctCTATACAGTTGTATGTGAAGTAAATTTCCTGTAACAGCATATAGTCAGGTCatgcttttttatccattctactgctttctgttttttaattgatagATTAAGATCacttaaatttaaagtaattactgatatataTTAGGGCTTAAGTTAGTGTGCCATTTTACGCTTTGACTTTTGTATGTGTTCCCTGTGTAttgttcctctattttctggttgtttttgttatttgggtggttgggttttttttgttttattattatttttgttttgttgtgggtTTTTGGGCAGTTTTTTTGCCTTGtggtttatttccatttctttttagaattttatttgacAGAGCCATAATGTATTTTGagtttatgtcttattttttaagtggTTGCTCTACATATTGTACATGacataacttatcacagtctaatTTTATTAGCAGTTTAGCACTTTGATGTGTAGAAACCTTAATTCTATTAGGTTCCTTTACATTCCCCATTCTTAATATAATTGTTCTAAGTATTTCCTCTTCATACACTGAGCACTATACTGAATATTGTTATAATTTGCCTCAACTAACAAATGTTTTTTACAAAACTTACTATTCATTTTACTAAAATAGATGAAGCCATGATCATTTATCTACAAattacttttctcatttgatAATACATTTTGGCGATCCCTTCAGGTTGAGTGAGATAAACCAGACTCTCTCTCTAATGGCTGCATAATCTGGTGTAACTGTGTAGAAAATGCAGATAATCTCTGCATTTGAGGTcggggggaggcagagaagggcgAAGGTGGGCATTTGGTTTTCAGCATTGTGTTTGAGGTGCCTGCAGAACAGCTCAGTGAATCCCACTATCTTCTGCCTTGTCGCCCAAGCCAGACGCCTCGCAGCCATTTTTCTGTCATCATCCTGGCATCCAGCCACTCTCCCGTTCTGTTCATCTgttcattttacctttttattttccttagtagacactcaatagatGTGTGTTTTAGTGAATGGACACACACAACAAAGTATTTGTGTTTGGATCCCTCACAGAATGTTTACACAAAGCTGTGTATAGTTGGCACAGTATGTGACATATTCTCAAAGAGAATCTACACAGGGGTTTTATGGCCAGATCTATGAGACTTTAAAAGTTACAATGAATGATTGTGTCAGAGGTCCTCAAGATCACCCCAGGTTTGATGATTTGCTAGGAAGACTCAAAAGACTCAGCATATTGTCATACTCAACGACCAtgatttattacagggaaaggaatcaaagcaaaCTCGGCCAAGGGAAAGGCACAAGGACTGAAGTCCAGAGGAAACCAGGGGCAACCTTCAATAGTCCTCTGTCAGGGACATCGCACGGGACATGCTTAATCTAAGCTCCATCAAGCAGTTATGACAGTGGATTGAAATGGCTACTAACAAAGCACATTAGAGGCTCAGTTGCCAGGGATCTTTTATGGCACTCTTTCTAGCACATACCAAATTCCAGACCTCCACAAGGatagcaggtgttcagcataagcCACATTGTTTACACAAAAAACTTGGGCACAGTGAGCCACTGCTCCTTTCTGGGAATGGCAGGAAACCTCTTGAAATCTAAGGTCCCAAACCCCAGCCCAGAGTGAACTGCCAGCTCAAAACAATAGCAGTCTTAGGCCTGCTGTGATATTTCTTCATAATGATTTAAATGGTACTAAAAGGCTCATTCTGATTTCTGTAACAAACATTAGCAAATACAGTTTCCTACAAGAAAAAATGAGTCATAACTTTGAGGTGAAGGCTTATGTAATAACCTTTGTAACCGAAACATCACCGTCACAGTAGAAATTCTTACAAACAAACTAGCCAGGATTTAATTCAGTGATGACAAAGTACAGCAGAAGTCTGGTGAGAAAGGACCTTGTGTCTTcctgatatatatgtgtgtataggtATGTGTATTACACTGCTTAGGGCcacatatatgaatataaacataCGCATCTACCTATTATGTATGTAACGTTTTTTATGTGTGTTCTgtaggtgcatatatatatgtagaacatATATATATGGCTTCAAGTGGTCTGACGTGCAAATATACACGTGGTTTGCTTTTATCTATAAAGATTTAAAGGCCAGATCAATGCTGTGTGTTTCTGTAGCACATAGGTCAACAGTTTCTCATCTCTTTGTTCCTGCTGTTAGCCTCTGGCTTCAACAAAAGGAGAACTAAAGAATATGTGCATCATTGAGTGCACCTAACTTGAGACTAAAGAGTGTGTTGTTGGAGGGTTAGTCATGTTCCTGGATCTGTGTGTGAGTTTCACttggaggggtgggagtgggtggctCCCGCTGGGAGGGCCTCTACAGAGACGTGATGCTGGAGACCTATGGGAATCTGGTTGCTGGGCGTATGTACATTTCCCCTTTCTTCCACTCTGGCCCACAGCCGGCCGTTCCTGTCTCAGTTGTGGGAAGCTGGCTGCCTCTGGAATGCTCAGTGATGTCATCCATGAGTTTCATGGGTTTAGGATTTGTAGTCTATTGGCTCGTGGGTATGTTACATGTCTCACAATTAAATGGTCTAAGCTAAATTGTAAATGGGCAACTTAACTTTGCCTCCCTCAGAGCAGTGTCAGGAGGGTGGGCCCTGTAGTCTTGACTTCGTACTTCCTGACCTTGTTCCTACCTgctgggagatttaaaaaatttttgtccaCTCTGCTTCCCTTTATTTTGGATATCCATGTGTTTTTATTCCGAAGGTTTGACATTTGGGACCTTGCTGATCCTGCAGAAACTGCTCCTCCCAGGGCTACCCGATTCCTAGAGGTAGCAAAGGACTCCCCGTGAGGAGGACTTTGGCATGCAAGCCAAGCAACCCAAAGCCCATTCCCCTCATCTGATGCCTCTATCCAGCTCTCACACAGCAAGACCCTTCACTCATCCCCCCAGGACTGTGTGCCACACAACTAGGGGCAGTCCCTACACTTTGGAGCCCattgaaattatttaaactaaTCCTAGACTGGCTCACCTCACTTTGCCCATTCCTTCCAACAAAAACGACAGTATAGCCTTTGCCCACCCTCCTGGTGACTCTTGCCGCCCTGGTGCACCCCCTTGTGGCCTGAACATGGTCTGTCCTCTtatgggaactgtgagtaacaacTGTCTTTTCAATGGCAACCATCTGATTTGTTGGCTTTATATCATAATAGtgaaaacctacattttaaaacaatacacCTGAAAGCATTAATGAGACGGTACATATATGAATTTAGCAAAGCAAGTCAGCCATTTCCCTGTCATTTCCAAACAAGAGGGTGTTAATGCACCTAGCTGGATGTGATGTTTAAGTTGGAATAAGGTGGAAAGCCATGGACAGAGGAGGGGACAAGGAGAAAGCAGGCCTTCGAGCGACCCTGGTGTTTGTAAGATCCCAGTTATTTGCCATGGTATTTTAGGAAGATTCTTCCAGATGCCCTTCTTAAAGCCCCACACTTCAGACAGTGACCAAGCACAACTAACTGCAGGCTGCAAATTCTTGACGACTTCAGGTATTCTCCCTATATCATTTCTCCAACTTCTGAGGTCGGAAGGAAGAAATGCCCTTGTGTGTGCTGTCTTGATTTGTTTTCCTGATCATTTTCCCTTTCACAGGCATCCTCACCATTTTGCTGCCTCATCCCTTATGGCATTTGTAGCTGCGTCATCTTTCATCATCTCTGCTAGTCTTGCTCTTCCTAGTTCCTTTCCATGTCCCTGCTTTCAGATAAGAGTCCTCACACAGGTTCAGAGTACTTCCTTCTCACCGTGTCTCTCCTTGAACCCTGGAATCACTTAAGAAATTATCACCCTTTTCCCCCATCTTAGAGACTGCCTGACATTTATGTCACATGTCATCGCAGAGCCTATAGGCCTCTTTGTCTGCATGTTCTTCTGCCCCTCACCCTTTGTGACTTGTCTTTGCTCGTTTGCTTGAGTGTCAGACATCACCACTGTGATCTTTCCTATATCTTGGCTTCTGCCACTTtcacttctttgtcttttcctccctcttcctttaaCTGAGGAGCCCCTTGGGGCAGTTTTCCTCTCCATGCAGTGTTTCCACTTCACCTTTACCTCTTACTCTCCACTTCCCAAACCTCCCTGCCTTGTGAACCTCCTTATTACAATGCCACCATCTTCGCCATTCTGGCCAAGGTCGGCAGTGACTCCTGTATTCATAAATTTCCAGCCCTTGTCTTTCTTGTGCTCAGGACTGAACTTGTCCCCATTGACCACTCCATTCTTGAAATACACTCTTTCCTTGGTTCTGTGACATCACTCCTggttttctccctccctccttttttccttccttgctgACTCATACTCTAGCCACCCATTTGGTTTTGAAATTCCTGAAGAATTTTCTCTCATGCTGTGGTCTCCCCAGGCCTCATCTGCATACGTGGCTTCACTTATCTTCTTTACTTttgacaaatttaaatttattaccCCAATCCTGACTTCTTCAAGCTCTGGACTTGAATTCCTTATTGTCTTTTTGCTGTCCCCAGTTGGATGTTTCAAAGATACCTTGCGggggcggccccatggccaagtggttaagtccacgcattccgctgcagcggcccagggtttcactggctccGCTCCTGGGCGagtacatggcactgctcgtcagtccacattgaggcggtgtcccacatgccacaactagaaggacctgcagtaagatatacaactatgtactgggggggtttggggagataaagcagaaaaagaaaaaataccttgGTCTCCATGTGATTTAGTAAGATTCAAAAACTACTCCTCCCAGATTCTGATCCACTTTTAGTCTTCCCTCAGTACTACTTGTACTGTGTGGTTACCCAGGACAGAGATCCCCTGACTGAGCACCAAAGCCTTAAGGTGGCCCATCCAGGGGGCCTTACCTGGTGTGGGGCCTGCGTATGTTACCACCTTTTCTCCTGCACAACCCtcacctctcttctcttttcctgtttccttttcctgtgcTTTTCCCTTCCTGCTGTGGGGTTTTCCCTACCCACTCTGGCCAGTGAGTGAGTGCTTATCCCTCCAATGTCATCTCAAATAGCACCTCCTCAGGAAAGCCTTCACCACAACCCCCATCCAGGTCATAACCTTGCTTTTTCAGAAATACATacatgtgggggctggcctggtggcacagcggttaattgcgcatgttccgcttcggtggcctggggttcgccggttcggatcctaggtgaagatgtggcaccgcttggcaagccatgctgtggcaggcatctcacatatagaggaagatgggcatggatgtgagctcagggccaggcttcctcagcaaaaagaggaggattggcagcagatgttagctcagggctaatcatctttaaaaaaaaaaaaagtatgtatatatgtgaatatctagagatatatatacatacagttcTTTGCTCCCCAAGACAATCTTCTAGCCTCAAAGTGGTTAAACTCATGGTTCcagtttattacagcaaaag
Proteins encoded:
- the LOC124233159 gene encoding zinc finger protein 264; translation: MSPEHDGLGTVDGVCSWIVQEPVPLGGAVLDHDTHGSGKDPVIREEENIFKCNECGKVFNKKHLLAGHEKIHSGVKPYECTECGKTFIKSTHLLQHHMIHTGERPYECMECGKAFNRKSYLTQHQRIHSGEKPYKCSECGKAFTHRSNFVLHKRRHTGEKSFVCKECGQVFRHRPGFLRHHIIHSGENPYECFECGKVFKHKSYLMWHQQTHTGEKPYECSECGKAFCESAALIHHYVIHTGEKPFECLECGKAFNHRSYLKRHQRIHTGEKPFVCTECGRAFTHCSTFILHKRAHTGEKPFECKECGKAFSTRKDLIRHFSIHTGEKPFECMECGKAFNRRSGLTRHQRIHSGEKPYECMECGKSFCWSTNLIRHAIIHTGEKPYKCSECGKSFSRSSSLTQHQRIHSGRNPVSVAEVGRPFTSVQTSVTLRELLLGQDFLNVNTEENHLPEKTSSTAPDRTYQRETPQVSSL